In bacterium, the DNA window AAGTCGGCGCGCAACCTGCGCAACCTGGACTTCATCGTCGGCCGCGAGCTGAACGCCTACCAGGTGCTGTGGGCGGACAAGCTGGTCGTCACCGCGCCGGCCCTCGAGCAGATCAAGGAGGTCTTCGGGGCATGAAGAACGCCTATCACGTCATCCGGCGCGCTCTGCTGACCGAGAAGAGCAACGCCCTGCGCGAGCGGAACATCTACGTCTTCGAGGTGGATCGCCGGGCGGACAAGCCGGAGATCAAGCGCGCCGTCGAGACCGTATTCAAGGTGAAGGTCGCGGACGTGCGCACGCTCAGCGTGCAGGGCAAGGTCAAGCGGCTCGGCCGCTTCTCCGGCAAGCGCGCCGACTGGAAGAAGGCCATGGTCACCCTGGCCGAAGGCCAGACCATCGACGTCGTCACCCAGGGCTGATCGCGCGGCGAGGAGAGAGAGCATGGGAATCAAGAAGTTCACGCCCCGGACCCCCAGCCAGCGCTACCGCACGGTCTCCGACTTCGCGGACGTGACTGCGGACAAGCCCGAGCGCAGCCTGCTCGAGCCGCTGCACCGGAGCGGGGGCCGCAACAACCACGGCCACATCACGATGCGGCGCCGCGGTGGCGGCCACAAGCGCATGTATCGCATCATCGACTTCAAGCGTGACAAGCGCGGCGTGCCGGCCACGGTGGCGACGATCGAGTACGACCCGAACCGCTCCGCGCGCATCGCCCTGCTGCGCTACGCCGACGGCGAGAAGCGCTACATTCTCGCGCCGAACGGGCTCAAGGTGGGCGATCGGGTGGAGGCCGGCTCCGGCGTCGAGATCAAGGTCGGCAATGCGATGCCGCTGAAGGAGTTCCCGCTCGGCTCGACGCTGCACAACATCGAGCTGAAGATCGGCAAGGGCGGGCAGATGGCGCGCAGCGCCGGCGCCGGCGTCCAGCTGATGGCCAAGGACGGCGACTACTGCCTGCTGCGCATGCCCAGCGGCGAGGTCCGCCAGGTGCACGGCAACTGCTACGCCACGCTCGGCCAGGTCGGCAACATCGACCACGAGAACGCAGTGCTGGGCAAGGCCGGCGCGGCGCGCTGGCGCGGCCGGCGGCCCAAGGTGCGCGGCGTCGCCATGAACCCCTTCGACCACCCGCACGGCGGCGGCGAGGGCAAGACCTCGGGCGGCCGGCATCCGGTCTCGCCCTGGGGCACCCCGACGAAGGGCTACAAGACCCGCAAGAAGAACAACCCGACCGACCGCTTCATCGTCCGTCGGCGGAAGTCCAAGTCGGCCTAGCCAGACTGAGGAGGCAAGGAATTGTCGCGTTCACTGAAGAAGGGTCCCTACATCGAGCTGCGCCTGCTCAAGCGGCTGGAAACGATGAACTCGAAGAACGAGAAGCGCGTGGTCAAGACCTGGGCCCGGCGCAGCACGATCTCGCCGGAGTTCGTGGGGCACACCCTGGCGGTGCACAACGGCAACAAGTTCATCCCGGTTTACGTCACGGAGAACATGGTCGGGCACAAGCTGGGCGAGTTCGCCCCCAGCCGCACCTTCCGCGCTCACTCCGGCAAGAAGCAGTAAGGCGATCGGAGGTCAGTGATGCCTGCCAAGGCTAGCGCCAAGTTCGTGCGAATCTCGCCGTTCAAGATGCGCCAGGTGGCCAACCTGGTGCGCGGGATGAACGTGAACCAGGCGATGAGCATGCTCAAGCTCATGAACAAGGGCGCCGCGCTGCCCATCTATCGCGTGATCAAGTCGGCGCTGGCCAACGCCACGGATCTCGCCAACGAGCAGAATCCCGTCGATGTCGATCGCCTCTTCGTGGCGACGATCCGGGCCGACGAGGGGCCGACGATGAAGCGGATCCGTGCCCGCGCCCAGGGCCGGGCCTACCGGGTCCGCAAGCGCACCAGTCACCTCTTCGTCGAGTTGGGCCAGAAGTAAGGAGGAGCACCGTGGGGCAGAAGACGCATCCGACCGGCTTTCGTCTCGGCGTCATCCGGACCTGGGACTCGCGCTGGTTCGCGGGCAAAAACTACGCCGACTGGCTCAACGAGGACGTGCTGATCCGCCGTTTCGTTCGCCAGCGCTTGCACCGCGCGGGCATCGCCCGGGTCACCATCGAGCGCTCGACGAAGAAGGTGACGGTGAACATCCACACCGCGCGCCCGGGCATGGTGATCGGCCGCAAGGGCCAGGAAGTGGACATGCTGCGCGACCAGCTCAACGTGCTGACCGCCAAGCAGGTCTACCTCAACATCAAGGAAGTGAAGAAGCCCGAGCTGAACGCCCAGCTGGTCAGCGAGCATGTCGCCTCGCAGCTCGAGAACCGCGTCAGCTTCCGCCGGGCGATGAAGAAGTCCATCACCTCCGCCATGCGCATGGGCGCGCGGGGGATCAAGATCCAGTGCGGCGGTCGCCTGGGCGGCGCCGAGATCGCGCGCGTCGAGCAGTACCACGACGGCATGGTGCCGCTGCACACGCTCCGCGCGGACATCGACTTCGGCACCTCGACGGCCAAGACGACCTTCGGCACCATCGGCGTCAAGGTCTGGGTCTACGTGAACGACGTCTTCCCGCGGGACTTCAGGCGCGAGCTGAGCAATCAGGTGCAGGAGGCCATCTAAGCCATGTTGATGCCCAAGCGCGTAAAGCACCGCAAGACCCAGAAGGGGCGCATGCGCGGCTTCGCCTACCGGGGGAGCAGCATCGCCTTCGGGCAGTACGCCATGCAGGCCGAGGAGCCCTGCTGGATCACCAGCCGGCAGATCGAGGCTGCCCGCGTCGCGATCACCCGCCACGTCAAGCGCGGCGGCAAGCTGTGGATCCGGATCTTCCCGGACAAGCCGATCACGATCAAGCCCGCAGAAACCCGCATGGGCAAGGGCAAGGGCAACCCGGAGTACTGGGTCGCCGTGGTCAAGCCGGGGCGCGTCGTCTTCGAGCTGGAGGGCGTGGGCGAGGACGTCGCCCGCGAGGCGATGCGGCTGGGCGCCGCCAAGCTCCCCGCGAAGATGAAGTTCGTGACCCGCGAGGCATGAGGAGACGGCCATGAAGAGCACGGAACTGCGGGATCTGAGCGTCGCCGAGCTGGTCGCGAAGGAGAAGGAGATGGCGGAGGAGCTCTTCACCATGAAGCTCCGCCACGGGCTCAACCAGCTCAACAACCCGCTCAGCATCCGCAAGGCGCGTCGCGCCCTGGCGCGGATCAAGACCAAGCTCGCCGAGCGCCGGCGCGAGCAGGCTCTCTAGGATAGGAGTCGAGGATGGAAGAGAAGGCCCGGAATCTGCGGAAGACCCTGCTGGGCACGGTCGTCAGCGACAAGATGCAGCAGACGGTCGTCGTCAGCGTCGAGCGGCGGATTCCGCATCCGCGCTACAAGCGCTACTACAACCGCACGAGCAAGGTGGTCGCCCACGACGCGGAGAACAGCTGCCGCGTCGGCGACCTGGTCCGCGTGATGGCCACGCGTCCCTTGAGCAAGACCAAGCGCTGGCGCGTCTTCGAGATCGTCAAGCGCGCCGAGTAAGGGGGCGAGGGGAAAATGATCCAGCAGGAAACCATGTTGGTCATCGCGGACAATTCGGGCGCGAAGAAGGCTCAGTGCATCAAGGTCCTGGGCGGCACGCGCCGCAAGTACGCGACGGTCGGCGACATCATCACGGTGGCGGTCAAGCAGGCCCTGCCCAACGGCACGGTCAAGAACGGCACGGTCGCGCGGGCCGTGGTCGTGCGCACGCGCAAGGAAGTGCGCCGCCGCGACGGGTCCTACATCCGCTTCGACCAGAACGCGGCCGTGATCATCAACCAGCAGAACGAGCCGGTGGGGACGCGCATCTTCGGTCCCGTGGCGCGTGAACTGCGCGAGAAGCGATTCATGAAGATCGTGTCGCTCGCGCCCGAAGTGCTCTAGCGAGGTGCAGCTGTGAAGATCGGTAAGAACGACACCGTCGAGGTCATCGCGGGCGCCCACAAGGGCGTCAAGGGGAAGGTGCTCAAGGTCTTCGCCGACAAGGAGCGCGTGATCGTCGAGAAGGTCAACATGGTCAAGCGCCACCGGAAGCGGCGCAGCCAGACGGACCCGGGCGGCATCATCGAGCAGGAGGCGCCCATCCACGTGTCGAACCTGCGGCGACTCGAGAAGGGCTCGCGTCCCTAGCGCGGCGGTATCCGGCGACGCGCGCCGGGCCCTGCGCAGGAGGAAAGGAAACGGACATGGCGAGGTTGAAGGCATTCTACAAGGAGACCGTGGCGCCTGCGCTGCAGGCGAAGTACGGCTACGCGAACCCGCTGCAGGTGCCGCGGCTGAAGAAGATCGTCATCAACATGGGCGTGGGCGAGGGTTCCCGCAACGAGGCCCTGATCAAGGCGGCCGAAACCGACTTGACGACGATCACCGGCCAGAAACCGCGCGTCAACGCCGCGCGCAAATCGGTGGCGAACTTCAAGATTCGCGAGGGCATGCCCGTGGGGCTCAAGGTCACCCTGCGCGGCGATCGCATGTGGGAGTTCTACGACCGCCTGGTCAACGTGGCGCTGCCCCGCGTGCGCGACTTCCGCGGCGTGCCCAGCAAGAGCTTCGACGGTCGGGGCAACTACAACCTCGGCCTGAAGGAACAGATCATCTTCCCGGAGATCGATTTCGACAAGATCACCCGAATCCAGGGGATGGACATCAACTTCGTCACCAGCGCCGAGACGGACGAGGAAGCGATGGAACTGCTGCGGCAGCTCAACATGCCCTTCCGTCGCAACTAGTCCCGAGCGGGGAAACGCACAGAGGTGTCAGCGTGGCCAAGAAGTGCCTGATCGTGAAGTCCAGCCGGAAGCCCAAGTTCGACGTGCGCAGCTACACGCGCTGCCGACGCTGTGGGCGGCCCCGGGGCTACATGCGCAAGTTCGGCATCTGCCGCATCTGCTTCCGCGAAATGGCCCTGCGCGGGGAGATCCCGGGCATCGTCAAGGCCAGCTGGTAACCGGACTCCGAGAAGCGAAACGAGGGTTAGAGCATGTCGATGACTGATCCCATTGCGGACTTCCTGACGAGGATTCGCAACGCCAGCCGCGCCAAGCACACGCGCGTGGACATCCCGGCTTCCCGGATCAAGGGCGAGATCGCGAAGATCCTGCGCGAACAGGGTTACGTGCGCGACGTGAAGTTCGTGGAAGATGGGCGGCAGGGCCTCCTGCGCATCTACTTGAAGTACAACGACGACAGCGGGCCCGTGATCGAGGGCCTGCAGCGCGTCAGCCGGCCCGGGCGGCGGATCTACTCCAAGAAGGGTGAGATCCCGCGCGTGCTCGGCGGCTACGGGCTCGTCGTCCTGTCCACGAGCCAGGGCATTCTCAGCGGCCACGAAGCCCGCCAGCGGGGCGTCGGCGGCGAAGTCCTGTGTCAGATCTGGTAGCTGGAGATTCGGAGGCAGTCACATGTCGCGCATTGGCAAGAGACCGATTCCGCTGCCCAAGGGCGTCAGCATCACTGCGCAGGCCGACGGCAGCTGCGTGGTGAAGGGTCCCAAGGGCGAGCTCAGCCGCCAGCTGAACCCGGAGATGCGGGTCGTCATCGCGGGCAGCGAGGCGCGCGTCGAGCGGCCCAGCGAGTCGCGCACGCACCGGGCCCAGCACGGGCTCACCCGCACGCTGCTGGCGAACATGATCGAGGGCGTCTCCGCCGGCTTCGTCAAGGAGCTGGAGATCGTCGGCGTCGGCTACCGCGCCGAGTTGAAGGGCAAGGACCTGCACATGGCCCTGGCCTATTCGCACCCGGTCGTCGTCAGCCCGCCCGAGGGCATCAGCTTCGAAGTGCCGCAGCCGACGCAGATTCGCATCATCGGCCACGACAAGGAGCTCGTCGGCCAGACGGCGGCGAACATCCGGGCCTGGCGCGCGCCGGAGCCCTACAAGGGCAAGGGGATCCGCTACAAGGGCGAGACGATCAACCGCAAGGCCGGCAAGGCCTCGGCGAAGGGCTAGGAGCAGCCATGGCAGTCAAGGCATTCGACCGCAAGGCGCAGCGCGCCAAGCGCCACCAGCGCATCCGCAAGGACCTGAGCGGCAGCGCCGAGCGACCGCGCCTGTCCGTCTACCGCAGCCTGACGAACATCTACGCGCAGCTCATCGACGACAAGCAGCGCGTGACGCTCGCCAGCGCGAGCAGCCTCAAGCTCAAGGCGACGCCCAAGGCGGGCGAGTCGGCGCGGATGGCCAGCGCGCGCGCCGTCGGCGAGGCGATCGCCGAGGCGGCCAAGGCCCAGGGTATCACGTCCGTGGTGTTCGACCGCGGCGGCTTTCTCTTCCACGGCCGGGTCAAGGCCCTGGCCGAAGCCGCGCGTCGGGCCGGACTCGAGTTCTAGGCAGACCAGGGGGTAACAAAGGTGATCCGAGGAGGCAAGGACCGGGAGCAGCGACCGCGCCGCCGCCGCGAACAGCCGGAGGAAGAGCGCTCGAACCTGATCGAGAAGGTGGTCGCGATCAACCGCGTGTCCAAGACGGTCAAGGGCGGCAAGAACTTCAGCTTCACCGCCCTCGTCGCGGTCGGCGACGGCAACGGCCAGGTGGGGACCGGCCTGGGCAAGGCCCGGGAGATCTCCGAGGCCGTGCGCAAGGGGACCGAGGCCGCCCGCAAGCGGATGGTCAGCGTCCAGCGCTTCGACAACCGGACCGTGCCCTTCCGCCTGGTCGGGCACTACGGGGCCGGTCGGGTGCTGCTCAAGCCGGCCGCGCCCGGTACGGGCGTCATCGCCGGCGGTCCGGTGCGCGCGGTGCTCGAGGCGGCGGGGATCTCGGACATCCTCACCAAGTCGCTGGGCTCCAACAACCCGCACAACCTCGTGCGGGCCACGATGGAGGGCCTGCGCCGGATGCAGTCGGCCTCGGACGTCGCCAAGCGGCGCGGCATCTCGGTGAGCCGGATGTTCGGTATTCGCCGCGAGGAGGAGGCGTAGCCATGGCGAAGCTGCTCAAGATCACCCAGACGCAGTCGGTGATCGGCAACAAGCTGAAGGCCAAGCGCACGATCGCGGCCCTCGGGCTGCGGCGCCTGCACCACACGGTGACCCACACGGACACCCCGCAGATCCGCGGCATGGTGTTCAAGGTCAAGCACATGGTCCGCGTCGAGGAGACGGAGGCGTCATGAAGCTCAACGATCTCAAGCCCGCGCCGGGCGCGACGCGCGGCGACAAGCGGCGCGGCCGCGGCCCCGGCAGCGGGCAGGGCGGCACCGCCGGCCGTGGCCACAAGGGCTACCACGCGCGCGCCGGCTCCAAGCACCGGCCCTGGTTCGAGGGCGGTCAGATGCCGATCCAGCGGCGCGTGCCCAAGCGCGGCTTCACGAACCTGTTCCGGCGCGAGTACCAGCCGGTGAACGTGGGGCAGCTGGCGCGCCTCCCGGAAGGGACCGAGGTGACGGCGGCCACGCTCCATGCGGCGGGTCTGATCAGCAAGCGCAACCGTCCGGTCAAGCTGCTCGGCGACGGCGAGGTGACCCGCGCCCTCACCGTGCGCGTGGACGCCTGCAGCGCCAGGGCGCGCGCGCTGATCGAGCAGGCCGGCGGCAAGGTCGAGGTGGCGCTCTAGGCGCCGGTGCGGCGAACGGCCTCACAGACGAGGAGAACAGCCCCAGATGCTCGCGAGCTTTCAGAGCACGTTCAAGATTCCGGATCTGCGCAAGCGCATCATCTTCACGGCGCTGCTGCTGATCGTCTACCGCCTGGGCAGCCACATCACGCTGCCGGGCGTGAACCGCCTGGCCATCGAGGACTTCTTCCGCGGCCAGGGCGGCGGCATCCTTGCGCTCTATGACCTTTTCGCCGGCGGCAATCTGTCCAAGGCGACGATCTTCGCCCTGGGCATCATGCCGTACATCAGCGCCTCGATCATCCTGCAGCTCCTGCAGGCGGTGGTGCCCTACTTCGAGAAGCTGGCGAAGGAGGGCGAGGAGGGGCGCAAGAAGATCAACCAGTACACGCGCTACGGCACGGTGCTGCTGGCCGCCCTGCAGAGCTTCGGCGTCGCCGTCTTCCTGGAGTCGATGGGCCCGGATGTCGTCGCGACGACCGGCTTCGGGTTCAAGCTGCTGGTGATGCTGACCCTGACGACGGGCACCATCTTCGTGATGTGGCTGGGCGAACAGATCAGCGAACGGGGCATCGGCAACGGCATCAGCCTGATCATCACGATCGGCATCATCGCCCGCTACCCGCTGGACCTCTTCAACACCGTCCAGGCCCTGCGCACGAAGCAGATGAGCTACCTGGGCGGCCTGGTGATGCTGGTCATGATGGTGCGCGTGATCGCCGGGATCATCTTCATGACCCAGGGCCAGCGGCGGATCCCGGTCCAGTACCCGAAGCGGGTGGTGGGCCGGCGCGTCTACGGCGGGCAGAACACGCACATCCCCCTGCGCGTGAACACGGCCGGCGTGATCCCGATCATCTTCGCGCAGTCGATCGTGATGTTCCCGGCGACGATCTCGAGCATGTTCCAGGGCAACGTGACGATGGACACGATCACCCGCTTCATGTCACCGGGGACGCCGCTGTACATCGTTCTGTACACGCTGATCATCATTTTCTTTACCTACTTCTACACGGCCATCGTCCTCAACCCCGTGGACATGGCGGAGAACATGAAGAAGTTCGGCGGTTTCATCCCCGGCATCCGGCCGGGCAAGAGCACCGCCGGCTTCATCGATCGGGCCTTGAGCCGGATCACGCTGCCGGGCGCCTTCTTCCTGGCGTTCATCGCCGTCCTGCCCGACATCCTGATCCGACAGTTCCGCGTCCCCTTCTACTTCGGCGGGACGGGCTTGCTGATCGTGGTGGGTGTAATGCTCGATACCCTGCAGCAGATCGAGAGCCACCTCTTCATGCGTCACTACGACGGCTTCATGAAGAAGGGACGCCTGCGGGGGCGGAGGTAGACGTGCGGCTGATCATCCTGGGGGCGCCGGGCTCCGGCAAGGGAACCCAGGCGGTGCGGATCAAGGCGCGCTATGGGCTGGCGCACATTTCGACCGGGGACATCCTGCGGGCGGAGGTGGCGGCGGGCAGCGAACTCGGGCGCCGTGCGCAGGCGATCATGGAGACCGGCCGGCTGGTGGGGGATGACATCGTCCTCGCCATGGTCGGCAAGCGACTGCAGCAACCGGACTGCGAACGCGGCTGGATCCTCGACGGATTCCCGCGGACGCGGCCGCAGGCGGAAGGCCTGAGCCGGCTGTTGAGCGCGGCCGAGAGCGAGGTCGACCTCGGGCTGCTGATCCAGGTCCAGCCCGAGGAGGTGGTCCGACGGCTGAGCGGGCGGCGGGTGAACCGCGTGAGCGGGCGCATCTACAGCCGCGAGGAGCTGGACCACTTGGCCGACCCAGCGGGGGAGATCCCGGCCGCGGGGCCGGCGCCCGATGGGGGGCAGTTCTTCCAGCGCGACGACGATCGCGCCCAGACGATACGGGACCGGCTGGCGGTCTACGAGGAGCAGACGCGGCCGGTGATCGATTACTACGAGAATCACGACAAGGTCGTGCGGATCGACGGCGCGCAACCGATGGAGCAGGTGACGGACGCCATCTTCTCGATCCTGCGCGATCGTTTCGGGAGCAGCGAGTCGGCATGATCCGGCTCAAGAGCAAGGCGGACATCGAGGCCATGCGCGTTGCGGGGAGCATCCTGCGCCGGGCGCTGACGAGCGCCGGCGCCGCCGTGCGGCCTGGGGTGACCACCGCCGAGCTCGACGAGCTGGTGCGCGAGAGCATCGCGCGGGAAGGCGGGCGGCCGGCCTTCAAGGGCTACCACGGCTTTCCGGGCAACGCCTGCATCTCGATCAACGAGGCGGTCGTGCACGGCATCCCGGGGTCCCGCGCGCTCGTCGAGGGGGACCTGGTGAGCATCGACGTCGGGGTCGAGAAGGGCGGCTACTACGCTGACGCCTGCGAGACCTACGGCGTCGGTCGCCTCAACCCGCAGGCGCAGCGCCTGCTCGACGTGACGCGGGACTCGCTGGCGGTGGGCATCGCCCAGGCGCAAGCCGGGCGGCGGCTGGGAGACATCTCCCACGCCGTGCAGAGTTTCGTCGAGGGGCACGGCTTCTCGGTCGTGCGCGACCTGGTCGGCCACGGCATCGGCTGGTCCCTGCACGAGGAGCCCCAGGTGCCCAATTTCGGCCAGGCGGGGCAGGGCCCCGAGTTGGTGCCGGGCATGGTGCTGGCGATCGAGCCCATGGTGAACGAGGGCCGGGAGGCCGTGCGCACCCTGGCCGACGAGTGGACCGTGGTGACTGCGGACGGCAAGCTGTCCGCCCATTTCGAGCACACGGTGGCGATCACGGAGTCCGGTCCCGTGATCCTCACCGCCTAGGCGCCGGCGGCGCGGAGGAGCAGTGGCCAAGCAAGGTGCCATCTCGGTGGAAGGAACCGTGATCGAGGCGCTCTCGAACGCCATGTTTCGCGTCGAGCTCGAGAACAACCACACGGTCCTCGCCCACGTAGCTGGCAAGATGCGCATGCACCTGATCCGCATCCTGCCGGGAGACAAGGTGACGGTGGAACTCTCGCCCTACGATCTGACTCGGGGGCGCATCGTCTACCGGTACAAGTAGCGTCGGCGAAGCGACGCTGAGAGAGGTTGCAATGAAGGTCCGAGCCTCGGTCAAGCCGATGTGCGAGAACTGCAAGGTGATTCGCCGCCATGGCGTGCTGCGGGTCATCTGCAAGAAGAACCCCCGGCACAAGCAGCGCCAGGGTTAGTCCGGTCGCTAAGGAGGAACTGTTTTGGCCCGAATCCAAGGCGTTGATCTGCCGGCCAACAAGCGGATCGTCGTCGGTCTGACCTACATCTACGGGGTGGGCCGCAGCACGAGCCAGAAGGTCCTGGCGCGGACGGGCATCAGCCCGGATCTGCGCGTGAAGAACCTGACGGAGGAGCAGTCCGCCCTGCTGCGGGACGAGCTGAACAAGCCGGAGTACCGCACCGAGGGCACCTTGCGCACCGAGATCTCCATGAACATCAAGCGGCTCATGGACATTGGCTGCTATCGGGGCCTGCGTCACCGCAAGGGTCTACCGGTGCACGGCCAGCGGACCAAGACCAACGCCCGCACGCGCAAGGGCCCCAAGGCCCGTCCCGGCGCGAAGAAGCGCGGTCGCTAGGAACCGGGGCGGGACGCCACAGGCGTCCGGCCCCCCTTCAGGGTTGAGGGCCCCCGCCTGGGGACCCGCCTGCAGATTCTGAGGAGGAATCACGATGGCTACGCCAACCGCCCGCGCGAAGGGCGGCCGCAAGAAGACTCGGAAGATGGACTCGCTGGGCGTGATCCACGTCAAGTCGAGCTTCAACAACACGATCATCACGGCAACCAGCCTGGGCGGGGACGTCTTCGCCTGGGCGAGCGCCGGCACTTCGGGTTTCAAGGGCAGCCGCAAGAGCACGCCCTTCGCCGCCCAGCTCGCTGCGGATCGCTGCGTGCGCGAGGCGATGAACCTGGGTCTCAAGCGCTGCGAGATCCACCTGAAGGGCCCCGGGCCCGGGCGGGAGGCGGCGATCCGCTCGATCCACGCCACGGGCATCGAGGTGTCGGGCGTCAAGGACAAGACGAGCATGCCCCACAACGGCTGCCGCCCCAAGAAGCGGCGGCGCATGTAAGCGAAACGGGGGAAACACGCCCCCCGGGGGCGCGGAGCATCAGAGGAGGTCGAGCGCATGGCGCGCTATCGTGGCCCGAAGCACAAGATCAGTCGACGCTTCGGCGAGAACATCTTCGAAACCGACAAGAACCCGCTCGACAAGCGGCCCTATCCGCCCGGTCAGCACGGGCGCAATCGCCGCCGCAAGACGTCCGAGTACGGGCTCCAGCTGGCCGAGAAGCAGAAGGTGAAGTACATGTACGGCGTCCTCGAACGCCAATTCCGGCGCTACTTCAAGGAAGCGGCGCGGCGGCAGGGCGTGACGGGCACGAACCTGCTCAAGATGCTCGAGGCGCGGCTGGACAACTTCGTCTTCCGGGCGGGCTTCGCGGCGACGCGCCCGCAGGCGCGGCAGTTCGTGAGCCACGGGCACTTCCTGGTCAACGGCCAGGCGGTGAACATCCCGAGCTACGAGCTGAAGCCCGGCGACCGAGTCAGCTTGCGGCAGAAGAGCCGGAGCAACCCCTTCATTCTGGAGTCCATCAAGAAGCGGGCTGCGCGCGGACGGGTACCCTACGTCAGCTTCGACGAGACCGCGTTCGAGAGCACCTACCTGAACGAGCCGGAGCGCGGGGACATGCCCGTGAACGTTCAGGAGCAGCTGATCGTCGAGCTCTACTCGAAATAGTCTGCGCGCGCGCGTACATGCCGTCGCCGTTGGGCGAGTAAGGAGGCTTTCCACATGAAGTGGAAGAACGTGCTCATGCCGAAGCAGGTGGAGGTCCAGAAGTCCGGGGAGACCCCGTACTTCACGCGCTTCACCGTCGAACCGCTCGAGCGGGGCTTCGGCCTCAC includes these proteins:
- the infA gene encoding translation initiation factor IF-1, whose product is MAKQGAISVEGTVIEALSNAMFRVELENNHTVLAHVAGKMRMHLIRILPGDKVTVELSPYDLTRGRIVYRYK
- the map gene encoding type I methionyl aminopeptidase, which gives rise to MIRLKSKADIEAMRVAGSILRRALTSAGAAVRPGVTTAELDELVRESIAREGGRPAFKGYHGFPGNACISINEAVVHGIPGSRALVEGDLVSIDVGVEKGGYYADACETYGVGRLNPQAQRLLDVTRDSLAVGIAQAQAGRRLGDISHAVQSFVEGHGFSVVRDLVGHGIGWSLHEEPQVPNFGQAGQGPELVPGMVLAIEPMVNEGREAVRTLADEWTVVTADGKLSAHFEHTVAITESGPVILTA
- the rpsK gene encoding 30S ribosomal protein S11 is translated as MATPTARAKGGRKKTRKMDSLGVIHVKSSFNNTIITATSLGGDVFAWASAGTSGFKGSRKSTPFAAQLAADRCVREAMNLGLKRCEIHLKGPGPGREAAIRSIHATGIEVSGVKDKTSMPHNGCRPKKRRRM
- the rpmJ gene encoding 50S ribosomal protein L36, with amino-acid sequence MKVRASVKPMCENCKVIRRHGVLRVICKKNPRHKQRQG
- the secY gene encoding preprotein translocase subunit SecY; translation: MLASFQSTFKIPDLRKRIIFTALLLIVYRLGSHITLPGVNRLAIEDFFRGQGGGILALYDLFAGGNLSKATIFALGIMPYISASIILQLLQAVVPYFEKLAKEGEEGRKKINQYTRYGTVLLAALQSFGVAVFLESMGPDVVATTGFGFKLLVMLTLTTGTIFVMWLGEQISERGIGNGISLIITIGIIARYPLDLFNTVQALRTKQMSYLGGLVMLVMMVRVIAGIIFMTQGQRRIPVQYPKRVVGRRVYGGQNTHIPLRVNTAGVIPIIFAQSIVMFPATISSMFQGNVTMDTITRFMSPGTPLYIVLYTLIIIFFTYFYTAIVLNPVDMAENMKKFGGFIPGIRPGKSTAGFIDRALSRITLPGAFFLAFIAVLPDILIRQFRVPFYFGGTGLLIVVGVMLDTLQQIESHLFMRHYDGFMKKGRLRGRR
- the rpsM gene encoding 30S ribosomal protein S13, which encodes MARIQGVDLPANKRIVVGLTYIYGVGRSTSQKVLARTGISPDLRVKNLTEEQSALLRDELNKPEYRTEGTLRTEISMNIKRLMDIGCYRGLRHRKGLPVHGQRTKTNARTRKGPKARPGAKKRGR
- the rpsD gene encoding 30S ribosomal protein S4, with amino-acid sequence MARYRGPKHKISRRFGENIFETDKNPLDKRPYPPGQHGRNRRRKTSEYGLQLAEKQKVKYMYGVLERQFRRYFKEAARRQGVTGTNLLKMLEARLDNFVFRAGFAATRPQARQFVSHGHFLVNGQAVNIPSYELKPGDRVSLRQKSRSNPFILESIKKRAARGRVPYVSFDETAFESTYLNEPERGDMPVNVQEQLIVELYSK
- a CDS encoding adenylate kinase; this encodes MRLIILGAPGSGKGTQAVRIKARYGLAHISTGDILRAEVAAGSELGRRAQAIMETGRLVGDDIVLAMVGKRLQQPDCERGWILDGFPRTRPQAEGLSRLLSAAESEVDLGLLIQVQPEEVVRRLSGRRVNRVSGRIYSREELDHLADPAGEIPAAGPAPDGGQFFQRDDDRAQTIRDRLAVYEEQTRPVIDYYENHDKVVRIDGAQPMEQVTDAIFSILRDRFGSSESA